The Gemmata palustris genome includes a region encoding these proteins:
- a CDS encoding tRNA(His) guanylyltransferase Thg1 family protein codes for MSDGLGDRMKQYEGAEAGRRLMPLLPALARLDGRAFHSFVRGLDRPFDKRLSDLMIDTATFLVRETNAVIGYTQSDEITLAWVPGEYDAQIFFDGRIQKMTSTLAALCSAHFNRRLPAYLPGAFADRVPVFDCRVWNVPTREEAANTFLWRERDATKNSIAMAARAYYGHADLHNKSGAEMQELLWKKGVNWSDYPTFFKRGTYLQRRTVSRAFTATERSALPEKHAARGNPALSVERTECVPLDLPPLAQVGNRAGTLFRGEKPCPKPVDARPSAV; via the coding sequence ATGAGTGACGGCTTGGGCGACCGGATGAAGCAGTACGAGGGGGCGGAAGCCGGTCGGCGCCTGATGCCCTTGTTGCCCGCGCTCGCGCGGCTCGACGGGCGCGCGTTTCACTCGTTCGTGCGCGGACTGGATAGACCGTTCGACAAGCGCCTCTCCGACCTCATGATCGACACCGCGACGTTCCTCGTGCGCGAAACGAACGCGGTCATCGGCTACACGCAGTCGGACGAGATCACGCTCGCGTGGGTGCCGGGGGAGTACGACGCGCAGATTTTCTTCGACGGGCGCATTCAGAAAATGACGTCCACATTAGCGGCGCTGTGCTCGGCGCACTTCAACCGGAGGTTGCCCGCGTATTTGCCGGGCGCGTTCGCCGATCGGGTGCCGGTGTTCGATTGCCGCGTGTGGAACGTGCCGACACGGGAAGAGGCCGCGAACACCTTCTTGTGGCGTGAACGGGACGCGACCAAGAACTCGATCGCGATGGCGGCCCGCGCGTATTACGGCCACGCGGACCTGCACAACAAGAGCGGCGCGGAGATGCAGGAACTGCTCTGGAAGAAGGGCGTGAACTGGTCCGACTACCCGACGTTTTTCAAACGCGGCACGTACCTGCAGCGCCGGACCGTTTCCCGCGCGTTCACCGCGACCGAGCGGTCGGCGCTTCCCGAAAAGCACGCGGCTCGTGGTAATCCGGCGCTGTCTGTCGAGCGCACGGAGTGCGTCCCGCTCGACCTGCCGCCACTGGCACAGGTGGGAAATCGGGCCGGAACGCTTTTCCGCGGTGAAAAGCCGTGCCCGAAGCCCGTTGACGCCAGGCCCAGCGCGGTGTAA
- a CDS encoding ornithine cyclodeaminase, whose protein sequence is MSAPHVEHVEMTGHIVDSLLLPKVLDAILSRGGRYHIETLKLGERQDDPSFVRIEVRADSPEQLDAILAEVHPHGAVPAQPGDCRTAPADMDGAFPDGFYCSTNFRTQVKLNGEWVDVEDQEMDCGIVVDPEGGAARCIPMTAVKTGDRVLVGRQGTRVFPPEAEMRRHELFEFMASPVSSERPKAVSVREIAGAMRKTRAAGDKVLAVLGPAVVHTGGAELVAKLVRDGFINVLFAGNALATHDMEQAFYGTSLGVSLDKGLPTDEGHEHHLRTINTIRRIGGIKKAVEAGRLKSGIMYECATRNVPFVLAGSIRDDGPLPEVVTDALAAQDAMRRLIPGVGFCLMVATTLHSIAVGNLLPAWVKVACVDISPATVTKLMDRGSTQTVGIVSDAEPFIRALVTELDKGGAQ, encoded by the coding sequence ATGTCCGCACCGCACGTCGAACACGTCGAAATGACCGGCCACATCGTCGATTCGCTCCTGTTGCCGAAGGTACTCGACGCGATCCTGTCGCGCGGCGGGCGGTACCACATCGAGACGCTGAAACTCGGCGAGCGCCAGGACGACCCCAGCTTCGTGCGCATCGAGGTGCGCGCGGACTCGCCGGAGCAACTCGACGCGATTCTCGCGGAGGTCCACCCGCACGGCGCGGTCCCGGCGCAACCCGGCGATTGCCGCACCGCGCCCGCCGACATGGACGGCGCGTTCCCCGACGGGTTCTACTGCTCCACTAACTTCCGCACGCAGGTAAAACTGAACGGCGAGTGGGTGGACGTGGAGGACCAGGAGATGGACTGCGGGATCGTCGTCGACCCCGAGGGCGGCGCGGCGCGCTGCATCCCGATGACGGCCGTGAAGACCGGCGACCGTGTGCTCGTCGGGCGCCAGGGGACGCGCGTGTTCCCGCCCGAAGCCGAGATGCGGCGGCACGAACTGTTCGAGTTCATGGCCAGCCCCGTTTCGAGCGAGCGCCCGAAGGCGGTCAGCGTGCGCGAGATCGCCGGCGCGATGCGCAAGACGCGCGCCGCGGGCGACAAGGTGCTCGCGGTCCTCGGCCCGGCGGTCGTTCACACCGGCGGGGCCGAGTTGGTGGCGAAGCTCGTGCGCGACGGGTTCATTAACGTGCTGTTCGCGGGCAACGCGCTCGCGACCCACGACATGGAACAGGCGTTCTACGGCACGAGCCTCGGCGTCTCGCTCGATAAGGGCTTGCCGACCGACGAGGGGCACGAGCACCACCTGCGCACGATCAACACCATTCGCCGAATCGGGGGCATCAAGAAGGCGGTCGAAGCCGGGCGCCTGAAGAGCGGCATCATGTACGAGTGCGCCACCCGGAACGTGCCGTTCGTACTGGCGGGCAGCATCCGCGACGACGGCCCGCTGCCGGAAGTCGTCACCGACGCGCTCGCGGCCCAGGACGCGATGCGCCGACTCATCCCCGGCGTGGGCTTCTGCCTGATGGTCGCGACGACGCTGCACAGCATCGCAGTGGGCAACCTGTTGCCAGCGTGGGTCAAGGTCGCGTGCGTGGACATCAGCCCCGCGACGGTCACGAAGCTCATGGACCGCGGGAGTACGCAGACCGTGGGCATCGTTTCCGACGCCGAACCGTTCATCCGCGCGCTCGTGACCGAACTCGATAAGGGTGGTGCGCAGTGA
- a CDS encoding DUF4351 domain-containing protein has product MPYDATSKDLIETDPAGWVTFLGCAVRPSAVGMIDADLSTVTTDADKVIRVDEPYRWLLHLDIQTGTSSSIERRLLRYNALLHARHGVPVASAVVLLRRSANIAWLSGCLSTAPPVGPPWEFRYQVIRVWERPATDFLNGPLGLVPFAPLSGVSEAELPTVVAGMRGRIDAQSDRPLAAKLWAATYVLMGLRFDEQVIDNILSGVMQMEESVTYQAILRRGMQDGIERGLQQGLQQGLQQGLQQGLQQGSVQEAAKLLLRQGRRKFGPPTAEQETALSTITELPRLEAIIEKLLDVSTWDELLAGA; this is encoded by the coding sequence ATGCCCTACGACGCAACGAGCAAGGATTTGATCGAAACGGACCCGGCGGGCTGGGTCACGTTCCTCGGGTGCGCGGTGCGGCCCTCGGCCGTCGGGATGATCGACGCGGACCTGTCCACCGTCACGACCGATGCCGACAAGGTCATCCGTGTGGACGAGCCGTACCGCTGGCTCCTCCACCTCGATATCCAGACCGGCACGAGTTCATCAATCGAACGGCGCCTGCTCCGCTACAACGCCCTGCTCCACGCCCGCCACGGGGTGCCGGTCGCGTCGGCCGTTGTGCTCCTCCGGCGCTCCGCTAACATAGCGTGGTTGAGCGGATGTCTGTCGACCGCCCCACCGGTCGGCCCACCCTGGGAGTTCCGCTACCAGGTTATTCGCGTGTGGGAACGACCGGCAACCGACTTCCTGAACGGCCCGCTAGGATTGGTCCCGTTCGCCCCACTCTCGGGCGTGAGTGAGGCCGAATTACCGACCGTTGTGGCCGGAATGCGCGGGCGAATCGATGCCCAGTCCGACCGCCCACTCGCTGCGAAGCTGTGGGCGGCCACATACGTGCTAATGGGCTTGCGGTTCGATGAGCAGGTAATCGATAATATCCTATCAGGGGTAATGCAAATGGAAGAATCTGTGACTTACCAAGCGATCCTGCGCCGCGGAATGCAGGACGGTATCGAACGCGGCCTCCAGCAAGGGCTACAACAAGGCCTCCAGCAAGGGCTCCAGCAAGGGCTCCAGCAAGGATCAGTTCAAGAAGCCGCCAAACTTCTGCTCCGTCAGGGCCGGAGGAAATTCGGGCCGCCGACTGCCGAGCAAGAAACCGCACTGAGCACCATCACGGAACTCCCGCGGCTCGAAGCGATCATCGAGAAGCTGCTCGATGTAAGCACCTGGGACGAATTGCTTGCGGGCGCGTGA
- a CDS encoding WD40 repeat domain-containing protein, translating to MRQFNTPAGEVRSLRFAPDGRSLYLLSKDSGDWRRLSAHLSKRQFDGPEKLADQFDESWLGLYRNAYRVDVSSGAVVGEWQLDGSEVAIFAPGLCSVYHSVSVAVAGGELDLRRLDLQSGRQNVFYQADVPYPRCLSFTPNGHILAIGGYHHFGDHREYVHRLDVWHKTELDTIQVDLSCLAYSLDGRLLATGGQEVQVWYGRKSIARWTGYAGSVAWSPDGRLAWANEKSVTIAHPTTVEPLLTWDVPHGEASVLVFSACGRFLVTGSTRGSCTIHDPNAGAVRGTFDWGIGHVHSITFSPDGLTCAAGGENGRVIVWDVDG from the coding sequence ATGCGCCAGTTCAACACCCCGGCGGGCGAGGTTCGCTCGCTCCGATTCGCCCCAGACGGTCGGAGCCTGTACTTGCTGTCTAAAGACTCAGGTGATTGGCGTCGATTATCGGCGCACCTATCGAAGCGTCAATTCGATGGACCTGAAAAACTAGCTGATCAGTTCGATGAGAGCTGGCTCGGGCTCTACCGAAATGCGTACCGTGTTGACGTTTCTTCGGGCGCTGTAGTTGGTGAGTGGCAGTTGGACGGAAGTGAAGTTGCGATATTCGCGCCCGGCCTGTGCTCGGTTTACCATTCGGTCTCAGTTGCAGTTGCTGGAGGCGAACTCGATCTCCGGCGGCTTGATCTGCAGAGCGGGCGACAGAACGTTTTTTACCAAGCGGATGTCCCCTACCCACGGTGCCTTTCGTTTACTCCGAACGGTCACATCCTGGCCATCGGTGGATATCACCATTTCGGGGACCATCGTGAATACGTTCATCGACTTGACGTGTGGCACAAGACTGAACTCGACACGATACAAGTCGATCTGAGCTGTCTCGCGTATTCACTTGACGGCCGATTGCTCGCGACCGGGGGCCAAGAGGTGCAGGTCTGGTACGGCCGGAAGTCGATCGCGCGGTGGACAGGATATGCCGGTTCGGTCGCGTGGTCACCGGACGGTCGGCTTGCCTGGGCAAATGAGAAATCGGTAACAATCGCCCACCCGACGACCGTCGAGCCTTTGCTGACATGGGACGTGCCCCACGGAGAAGCTTCGGTTTTGGTGTTCTCGGCGTGCGGCCGATTTCTGGTTACGGGAAGTACACGCGGGAGTTGCACCATACACGATCCCAACGCGGGAGCCGTTCGTGGGACATTTGATTGGGGAATCGGCCACGTTCATTCGATCACGTTTTCCCCGGACGGTCTCACGTGCGCCGCTGGGGGTGAGAACGGGCGGGTCATCGTTTGGGACGTGGACGGGTAA
- a CDS encoding dimethylarginine dimethylaminohydrolase family protein — MSPHARILMCPPDHYGIEYEINPWMNRSLGAVRALAFRQWQQLHDTLVSLGVRVETMTPQPGLPDLVFTANAGLVFHNTFLSSRFRHEVRAKESPHFDAWFAEHGFTVTHLPENSFHEGAGDALFCGDTLFAGYRTRSDASAHQWVGKTFEVRVLPLELVNPRFYHLDTCFCPIAPGEAIYFPDAFDTYGKRVLHTHVPKLIPVAEEEAFRFGCNAVVVGKTVVHNSRCPRLAEDLTRAGYRAIEVELDEFLKAGGSAKCLTLRLDGEEAAGWKW, encoded by the coding sequence ATGTCGCCGCACGCGCGAATTCTGATGTGCCCGCCGGACCACTACGGGATCGAGTACGAAATCAACCCGTGGATGAACCGGTCCCTCGGCGCCGTGCGCGCGCTCGCGTTCCGACAGTGGCAGCAACTCCACGACACACTCGTGTCGCTCGGTGTTCGGGTCGAGACGATGACCCCGCAGCCGGGGCTACCGGACCTCGTGTTCACCGCCAACGCCGGGCTGGTGTTCCACAACACGTTCCTGAGTAGTCGGTTCCGGCACGAGGTGCGGGCCAAAGAGTCGCCGCACTTTGATGCGTGGTTCGCGGAACACGGTTTTACCGTAACGCACTTGCCGGAGAACTCGTTCCACGAAGGCGCGGGCGACGCGCTGTTCTGCGGCGACACGCTGTTCGCGGGGTACCGCACGCGGTCGGACGCGAGCGCGCACCAGTGGGTCGGCAAAACGTTCGAGGTGCGCGTGTTGCCGCTCGAACTGGTGAACCCGCGGTTCTACCACCTCGATACGTGTTTCTGCCCGATCGCGCCGGGCGAAGCCATCTACTTCCCGGATGCGTTCGACACTTACGGTAAGCGCGTGCTACACACACACGTGCCCAAACTCATTCCGGTCGCAGAAGAAGAGGCGTTTCGGTTCGGGTGCAACGCGGTGGTGGTCGGCAAAACGGTGGTTCACAATAGCCGGTGCCCGCGCCTGGCCGAAGACCTGACCCGCGCCGGGTACAGAGCAATTGAAGTGGAGCTGGACGAGTTCCTGAAGGCCGGCGGTAGCGCGAAGTGCCTCACCCTGCGGCTCGATGGCGAAGAAGCCGCCGGGTGGAAGTGGTAG
- a CDS encoding NAD(P)H-hydrate dehydratase yields MSETVRNVPQLPRRAHDGHKGTYGKVLVVAGSRGMSGAAVLCGRAALRSGAGVVQVACPADVQPVVATAYPGYTTLPIRQHADGTFGDGAAGELVELARAADVIAIGPGLGRSDATVAFVRRVLADLPSATVVLDADGLFAVSPFRDDFTNRTTTLVMTPHSGEFARLTGKPAPATDREREDEAVDFASRFGGVMLLKGAGTVVTDGTNVYRNTTGNPGMATGGSGDVLSGIIAALIGQGLGAFDAAVLGAWVHGRAGDLGAAVLGQTALNATDLLDYLPAAFKELETHW; encoded by the coding sequence ATGAGCGAGACGGTGCGCAACGTTCCCCAACTGCCGCGGCGCGCCCACGACGGGCACAAGGGGACTTACGGCAAGGTGCTGGTGGTCGCCGGGAGCCGCGGGATGAGTGGCGCTGCGGTTCTGTGCGGGCGCGCCGCCCTTCGCAGTGGTGCGGGCGTGGTACAGGTCGCGTGCCCGGCCGACGTGCAACCCGTCGTTGCGACCGCGTACCCCGGGTACACCACGCTCCCCATTCGCCAGCACGCGGACGGCACGTTCGGCGACGGTGCGGCGGGGGAGCTGGTCGAACTGGCGCGTGCGGCAGACGTAATTGCCATCGGGCCGGGGTTGGGACGCAGCGACGCGACTGTTGCCTTCGTGCGCCGGGTACTCGCGGACCTACCCAGCGCTACCGTGGTGCTCGACGCGGACGGACTGTTCGCGGTGTCGCCGTTTCGCGACGACTTCACGAACCGAACCACGACTCTCGTAATGACCCCGCACTCGGGAGAGTTCGCCCGGCTCACGGGAAAACCGGCGCCGGCGACCGACCGCGAGCGCGAAGACGAAGCCGTTGACTTCGCGTCGCGTTTCGGCGGCGTGATGCTGCTCAAGGGGGCCGGGACGGTCGTGACCGACGGCACGAACGTATACCGCAATACGACGGGCAACCCGGGCATGGCGACCGGCGGGAGCGGCGACGTGCTCTCGGGAATCATTGCCGCACTTATCGGTCAGGGGTTGGGCGCGTTCGATGCGGCGGTTCTGGGCGCGTGGGTTCACGGCCGGGCCGGTGACCTCGGCGCCGCCGTGCTCGGACAAACCGCGCTCAACGCGACCGACCTGCTCGATTATCTCCCGGCGGCGTTCAAAGAGCTCGAAACACACTGGTAG
- a CDS encoding DinB family protein, translating to MSPNDLLASGYRMGLHMVHTMTDDLTAPEFAHQPVPGTNSAAWIVGHLAVTARRTAERLGATDLPALTEEFIGRFSVTKKAAGTQTELGTKGDLLKLLDDCVDKLIGAARTLPAEALTNPPANPSRFATNYGEAVLFGAMHFTMHCGQLSTIRRSLGKPPAV from the coding sequence ATGTCACCCAACGACCTGCTCGCCAGTGGGTACCGGATGGGCCTACACATGGTCCATACGATGACGGACGACCTCACGGCCCCCGAGTTCGCGCACCAGCCGGTTCCCGGAACGAACTCGGCCGCGTGGATCGTCGGGCACCTCGCCGTCACCGCGCGCCGAACGGCGGAGCGGCTCGGCGCGACCGACTTACCGGCGCTGACGGAAGAATTCATCGGGCGGTTCAGCGTAACAAAGAAAGCCGCCGGAACGCAGACCGAACTGGGTACCAAAGGCGATCTGTTGAAACTGCTCGACGACTGCGTGGACAAGCTCATCGGAGCGGCGCGAACGCTTCCCGCGGAAGCGCTCACGAACCCGCCCGCGAACCCCAGCCGCTTCGCCACCAATTACGGCGAGGCCGTGCTGTTCGGCGCGATGCACTTCACCATGCACTGCGGCCAACTCTCGACGATCCGCCGCAGTCTGGGCAAACCGCCCGCCGTATAA
- a CDS encoding serine/threonine-protein kinase — MTPTPDPPARPTAPDGDATIAQVAAPAMLAGAVDVPGYEIISELGRGGMGVVYKVRQISLNRIVALKMLPGGAYAEQHELARFLAEAEAVAAVRHPHVVQVYDFGQCAARPYFAMEYLGGGSLVDLIRKSSRLAPASAATLVEQVARGVQAAHDLGIVHRDIKPQNVLLGDDELPKVTDFGLAKRGGRTDLTQTGAVMGTPHYMAPEQAAGRTKFVGPAADIYALGAILYECLTGRTPFTADDTVSLLVKVVENEPQPVRQFVPSVPRDLEAICLKCLRKEPHARYATAEDLADDLRRFLNGEPVEARTTGVFGKMVGALDRTGKDAEFTGYASVLFGFAIVTLLVDGLQTIVTLDYLPSWVGAITQYIRLALYVAIVWVARRGHVLPRTAAERQLWSITCGYAVACFGGSLALRFSSGWGVNNGVEPMMYQLFATLAALTFFALGSVFWGWCYGFGVLFILLSFLMAAALPFAPLMFGVTWAAILALFGWRLRRLARAT; from the coding sequence ATGACACCCACTCCCGATCCCCCGGCGCGCCCGACCGCCCCCGACGGCGACGCGACCATTGCGCAGGTCGCCGCACCCGCGATGCTCGCCGGCGCCGTGGACGTGCCCGGGTACGAGATCATTAGCGAACTCGGTCGGGGTGGGATGGGGGTGGTTTACAAGGTGCGCCAGATCAGTCTGAACCGGATCGTTGCGCTGAAGATGCTGCCCGGCGGGGCCTACGCCGAGCAACACGAACTGGCCCGTTTCCTGGCCGAAGCCGAGGCCGTTGCCGCGGTACGCCACCCGCACGTCGTGCAAGTGTACGACTTCGGACAGTGTGCCGCGCGCCCGTACTTCGCGATGGAGTACCTCGGCGGCGGGTCGCTGGTGGACCTGATTCGGAAGAGTAGTCGGCTCGCCCCCGCGAGCGCGGCGACCCTCGTGGAGCAAGTCGCGCGGGGCGTTCAAGCGGCACACGATTTGGGTATCGTTCACCGCGACATCAAGCCCCAAAACGTGCTACTGGGCGACGACGAGTTACCAAAAGTGACCGACTTCGGGCTCGCCAAACGCGGCGGGCGCACCGACCTCACCCAAACCGGCGCGGTGATGGGTACGCCGCACTACATGGCCCCGGAACAGGCCGCGGGGCGAACCAAGTTCGTCGGCCCCGCGGCCGACATCTACGCCCTCGGCGCCATCCTCTACGAGTGCCTGACCGGGCGCACGCCGTTCACGGCCGATGACACGGTGAGCCTCCTCGTCAAAGTGGTCGAGAACGAGCCGCAACCGGTTCGCCAGTTCGTCCCGAGTGTCCCGCGCGATTTGGAAGCGATCTGCCTGAAGTGCCTCCGCAAGGAACCGCACGCGCGATACGCGACGGCCGAGGATCTCGCCGACGACCTGCGCCGGTTCCTGAACGGCGAACCGGTCGAGGCCCGCACCACGGGCGTGTTCGGCAAAATGGTCGGGGCACTGGACCGGACGGGCAAGGACGCAGAATTCACCGGCTACGCATCGGTACTGTTCGGGTTCGCAATCGTCACGCTGCTGGTGGACGGCCTCCAAACCATTGTCACCCTGGACTATTTGCCGTCGTGGGTCGGGGCGATCACCCAGTACATTCGGTTGGCGCTGTACGTGGCAATCGTGTGGGTCGCCCGCCGGGGGCACGTGCTCCCGCGCACGGCGGCCGAGCGACAACTGTGGTCGATCACCTGCGGCTACGCGGTCGCGTGCTTCGGCGGCTCGCTGGCCCTGCGATTCAGTTCCGGGTGGGGCGTCAACAACGGCGTCGAGCCGATGATGTACCAGCTCTTCGCGACGCTCGCCGCGCTCACGTTCTTCGCGCTGGGGAGCGTGTTCTGGGGCTGGTGCTACGGCTTCGGGGTGCTGTTCATACTCCTGTCGTTCCTCATGGCGGCCGCGCTCCCGTTCGCGCCACTCATGTTCGGCGTGACGTGGGCCGCGATCCTCGCGCTGTTCGGCTGGCGCCTCCGGCGATTGGCCCGCGCGACTTGA
- the pckA gene encoding phosphoenolpyruvate carboxykinase (ATP), with translation MSSPVESALDESRTFDPAPLGIGHPGRVWANLSAAALTEHAVRREEALLTDLGAVAAYTGKRTGRSPKDKFTVREPLVADQIDWTANQPMAPETFARLRDLTRAYFQNRELFVFDGFAGADPEHRLPIRVVTEKAWHSLFARCLFLRPTPEQLQGFEPEWTILHACDFHADPARDGSKSETCLAISFEQKLVIACGTHYAGEIKKSVFTVMNYLLPQKGVLSMHCSANVGRGGDVALFFGLSGTGKTTLSADPERRLIGDDEHGWSGTGVFNIEGGCYAKTIKLSAAGEPQIWNALRFGCVLENVPIDPLSRVPDFDSKQYTENTRAAYPVDFIPGCELSGTGGHPKNVFFLTCDAFGVLPPLARLTPDQAVEYFLCGYTAKIPGTEVGVTEPAPEFSTCFAKPFLPLPPKRYASMLKEKLERHNAPVWLVNTGWTGGPFGVGKRMSLPHTRALLRAALTGELKDVPFSPDPVFNLAIPAACPGVPDTVLRPRDAWADKAAYDAKAKELAARFKSEFQKYT, from the coding sequence ATGTCGTCTCCTGTCGAATCCGCTCTCGACGAATCGCGCACATTTGATCCGGCTCCCCTCGGTATCGGGCACCCCGGGCGCGTCTGGGCGAATCTTTCCGCCGCGGCCCTGACCGAGCACGCCGTGCGGCGCGAAGAGGCGCTGCTCACGGACCTGGGCGCGGTCGCCGCGTACACGGGGAAGCGGACGGGGCGCTCGCCGAAGGACAAGTTCACCGTCCGGGAGCCGCTCGTCGCGGATCAGATCGACTGGACCGCGAACCAGCCGATGGCGCCGGAGACGTTCGCGCGGCTCCGCGACCTCACTCGCGCGTACTTCCAGAACCGCGAACTGTTCGTCTTCGACGGGTTCGCCGGGGCCGATCCGGAGCACCGGTTGCCGATCCGCGTCGTGACCGAGAAGGCGTGGCACTCGCTCTTCGCGCGCTGCCTGTTCTTGCGCCCGACCCCCGAACAACTGCAAGGATTCGAGCCTGAATGGACGATCCTGCACGCCTGTGATTTCCACGCGGACCCGGCCCGGGACGGCTCCAAGTCCGAGACGTGCCTCGCGATCAGCTTCGAGCAGAAACTGGTGATCGCGTGCGGCACGCACTACGCCGGCGAGATCAAGAAGTCCGTGTTCACCGTGATGAACTACCTGCTGCCGCAGAAGGGGGTGCTCTCGATGCACTGCTCGGCCAACGTGGGGCGGGGCGGGGACGTCGCGCTCTTCTTCGGGCTGTCCGGAACGGGCAAGACCACGCTCAGCGCCGACCCCGAGCGCCGGCTGATCGGGGACGACGAGCACGGCTGGTCCGGGACCGGTGTCTTCAACATCGAGGGCGGCTGTTACGCGAAGACCATCAAGCTCTCGGCCGCGGGCGAGCCGCAAATCTGGAACGCGCTGCGGTTCGGGTGCGTGCTGGAAAACGTGCCGATCGACCCGCTGTCGCGCGTGCCGGATTTCGACAGCAAGCAGTACACCGAGAACACCCGGGCCGCGTACCCGGTGGACTTCATCCCCGGGTGCGAGCTGTCCGGTACCGGCGGGCACCCGAAGAACGTGTTCTTCCTGACGTGCGATGCGTTCGGGGTGCTCCCGCCGCTCGCGCGCCTCACGCCCGATCAGGCGGTGGAATACTTCCTGTGCGGGTACACCGCGAAGATCCCCGGCACGGAGGTCGGCGTCACGGAACCGGCGCCGGAGTTCAGCACGTGCTTCGCGAAGCCGTTCCTGCCGCTCCCGCCGAAGCGCTACGCGAGCATGCTTAAAGAGAAACTGGAGCGCCACAACGCCCCGGTGTGGCTGGTGAACACCGGTTGGACCGGCGGGCCGTTCGGCGTCGGCAAGCGGATGAGCCTCCCGCACACGCGCGCCCTTTTGCGCGCCGCGCTCACGGGGGAACTGAAGGACGTGCCGTTCAGCCCGGACCCGGTGTTCAATCTGGCGATCCCCGCGGCGTGCCCCGGCGTGCCCGACACCGTGCTGCGCCCCCGCGATGCGTGGGCGGACAAGGCCGCTTACGACGCGAAGGCGAAGGAACTCGCCGCGCGCTTCAAGTCCGAGTTCCAGAAATACACGTGA
- a CDS encoding NADPH:quinone reductase: MKAAFFDTTGTPDVIRVGDLPAPEPKEGEILVRVTVAAINPLDTYIRGGLAPMPFPKPAITGTDFAGVVEAVGSGVTRFKPGARVWGSNQGVLGRQGTCAEFVCTDEKWAYPIAEGVSDEQAAAAALTGITAHLGLFHRAKLQAKEFVFVNGGTGGVGSMVVQMAKAVGARVVCTVGSDEKAQIARELGADWVVNYKAEDVGARLKEITGGAGVDVWFETLPPSDLDKTVEAMAPRGRVVVMAGRAARPVFPNGPFYVKGLSLLGFAMFNMTTTEQQTCADDMARWMAKGVVKALVGARFPLAETARAHQLQEDNTIRKAGTLSGKIVISPT; encoded by the coding sequence ATGAAAGCCGCGTTCTTCGACACGACCGGAACGCCCGACGTGATCCGCGTCGGTGACCTGCCCGCCCCGGAACCCAAAGAGGGCGAGATCCTGGTGCGGGTGACGGTCGCGGCCATCAACCCACTCGATACGTACATTCGCGGCGGACTCGCGCCCATGCCGTTCCCCAAGCCCGCGATTACCGGGACCGACTTCGCCGGCGTCGTCGAGGCCGTGGGGTCGGGCGTGACGCGGTTCAAACCGGGCGCTCGCGTGTGGGGGAGCAACCAGGGAGTGCTCGGCCGACAGGGGACTTGCGCGGAGTTCGTGTGTACCGATGAGAAGTGGGCGTACCCCATCGCGGAAGGTGTTTCGGACGAACAGGCCGCGGCCGCGGCCCTTACCGGGATCACCGCACACCTGGGGCTGTTTCACCGCGCGAAGCTGCAGGCCAAGGAGTTCGTGTTCGTCAACGGCGGGACCGGTGGCGTCGGATCAATGGTCGTTCAGATGGCGAAGGCGGTCGGGGCACGGGTCGTTTGCACCGTCGGGAGTGATGAGAAAGCACAAATCGCGCGTGAACTCGGGGCCGACTGGGTCGTCAATTATAAAGCCGAAGACGTTGGGGCGCGCCTGAAAGAGATTACGGGCGGTGCGGGCGTTGATGTGTGGTTCGAGACGCTCCCGCCCTCGGACCTCGACAAGACCGTGGAGGCGATGGCCCCGCGCGGGCGCGTTGTTGTCATGGCGGGGCGCGCTGCGCGTCCGGTGTTCCCGAACGGACCCTTCTACGTGAAGGGATTGTCGCTGCTCGGGTTCGCGATGTTCAACATGACCACGACGGAACAGCAGACCTGTGCAGATGATATGGCTCGGTGGATGGCCAAAGGCGTGGTGAAGGCACTTGTCGGTGCGCGGTTCCCACTGGCGGAAACGGCACGGGCACACCAGTTGCAGGAGGACAACACGATCCGTAAGGCGGGGACGCTTTCGGGGAAAATCGTGATTTCGCCAACGTGA